A stretch of the Bacillus licheniformis DSM 13 = ATCC 14580 genome encodes the following:
- a CDS encoding PP2C family protein-serine/threonine phosphatase yields the protein MDFREVIEQRYRQLLSRYISELTETSLYQGQKFSRKTIEHQVPPEEIISIHRKVLSELYPDLPDHVFHSLDFLIEVMIGYGLAYQEHQTLRGIQQEIKSEIEIAANVQQTLLETTVPKVEALEIGAVSIPAKQMSGDYYHFVRDKESINIAIADVIGKGIPAALCMSMIKYAMDSLPDSGTSPSQVLKNLNRVVEQNVDPSMFITMFYGNYHLQKHLFTFSSAGHEPGFYYSCRENKFYDLNAKGLVLGISSNYDYEQYEQKLDIGDMIVLFSDGVTECRTDSGFLERSDLQNLITVHMEKPAQQMVDNIYEHLLKLQDFQLHDDFTLIVLKRKV from the coding sequence ATGGATTTCAGGGAAGTGATTGAGCAGCGCTATCGACAGCTGCTTAGCCGTTATATATCTGAATTAACAGAGACATCCCTTTATCAGGGGCAGAAATTCAGCAGAAAAACGATTGAACATCAAGTGCCGCCGGAAGAGATTATCAGCATACACCGAAAAGTTCTGTCTGAATTATATCCGGATCTTCCAGACCATGTGTTCCATTCTCTCGATTTTTTAATTGAAGTGATGATTGGATACGGTTTGGCCTATCAAGAACATCAAACATTAAGAGGAATTCAGCAGGAAATTAAATCGGAAATTGAAATTGCCGCGAATGTCCAGCAAACGCTGCTTGAGACGACGGTTCCGAAAGTTGAAGCGCTCGAAATCGGTGCGGTCAGCATTCCGGCCAAGCAAATGAGCGGTGATTATTATCATTTTGTGCGCGACAAGGAATCGATTAATATCGCCATTGCGGATGTAATCGGGAAAGGAATACCGGCTGCGTTATGCATGTCGATGATCAAATATGCGATGGACTCTCTGCCGGATTCGGGCACGTCTCCTTCACAGGTGCTGAAAAACCTGAACAGGGTCGTCGAACAAAATGTAGACCCAAGCATGTTTATTACAATGTTTTATGGCAACTATCATCTTCAAAAACACCTATTTACGTTTTCATCTGCCGGTCATGAACCTGGCTTTTATTATTCTTGCAGGGAAAATAAATTTTACGATTTAAACGCAAAAGGCCTCGTTCTTGGCATTTCATCAAATTACGACTATGAGCAGTACGAGCAAAAACTGGATATTGGCGATATGATCGTTCTTTTTTCAGATGGTGTAACTGAATGCCGGACAGACAGCGGGTTTTTGGAGCGGTCTGACTTGCAGAACCTGATTACTGTACATATGGAGAAACCGGCTCAGCAAATGGTTGACAATATATACGAACATCTGCTCAAGCTTCAGGATTTTCAGCTTCATGATGATTTTACTCTCATTGTTTTAAAAAGAAAGGTTTAA
- a CDS encoding anti-sigma factor antagonist codes for MNLAVDTNKNDHVIEVKVAGEIDVHTAPTLRDELMPLAEEGKDLKVSLKDVSYMDSTGLGVFVGIYKAVNRTGGSLVLENLSERLIRLFDITGLKDIIDISGKSEGGL; via the coding sequence GTGAATTTGGCAGTTGATACGAATAAAAATGACCATGTGATAGAAGTAAAAGTTGCGGGCGAAATTGACGTGCACACGGCTCCAACACTGCGGGATGAGCTGATGCCGCTCGCGGAAGAAGGAAAAGATCTCAAAGTTAGTCTGAAAGACGTTTCATATATGGACAGCACAGGGCTGGGTGTATTCGTCGGCATTTACAAAGCGGTAAACAGAACTGGGGGTTCTTTAGTGCTTGAAAATCTGTCAGAGCGTTTGATTCGTTTGTTTGATATTACAGGTTTAAAGGACATCATTGACATTTCTGGAAAGTCAGAGGGTGGATTATAA
- the rsbW gene encoding anti-sigma B factor RsbW encodes MKRAADYIEMKSPAKPEYVGIIRLTLSGIASKMGYSYDDIEDLKIAVSEACTNAVQHAYKADNNTGEVSVRFGVFEDRLEIVVADQGDSFDIQDKQKELGPYSPEHTVDQLSEGGLGLYLMETLMDEVHVQIDSGVTVSMTKFLNRERVDDGTTVQNYETN; translated from the coding sequence ATGAAGAGAGCAGCTGATTACATTGAAATGAAGTCACCTGCCAAACCAGAATACGTAGGAATCATTCGTTTAACCCTGTCGGGGATTGCAAGCAAGATGGGGTATTCTTATGATGACATCGAAGACTTGAAAATTGCGGTCAGCGAAGCGTGCACAAACGCTGTGCAGCATGCTTATAAAGCAGACAACAACACAGGAGAGGTCTCCGTCAGATTCGGCGTGTTCGAAGACCGCCTCGAAATCGTCGTCGCCGATCAGGGAGACAGTTTTGATATTCAGGATAAACAGAAGGAGCTCGGACCATATTCCCCTGAGCATACGGTAGATCAATTGTCAGAAGGAGGGCTCGGTTTATATTTAATGGAGACGCTCATGGATGAAGTGCATGTCCAGATTGACTCAGGCGTAACCGTCTCGATGACAAAGTTCTTAAACAGGGAGCGAGTTGATGATGGCACAACCGTCCAAAACTACGAAACTAACTAA
- the sigB gene encoding RNA polymerase sigma factor SigB, translated as MAQPSKTTKLTKTEVDTLIKKYQENQDEDAQLTLVQTYKNLVETLAKKYSKGKSFHEDLCQVGMLGLLGAIKRYDPDVGKSFEAFAIPTIIGEIKRFLRDKTWSVHVPRRIKELGPRIKMAVDHLTTETQRSPRVDEIAEFLDVTEEEVLETMEMGKSYQALSVDHSIEADADGSTVTILDIVGSQEEGYEKVNQKLMLESVLHVLSDREKQIIELTYIQNKSQKETGEMLGISQMHVSRLQRKAVKRLREALAEDPYMELKP; from the coding sequence ATGGCACAACCGTCCAAAACTACGAAACTAACTAAAACCGAAGTCGACACGCTGATTAAAAAATATCAGGAGAACCAGGATGAAGACGCTCAGCTGACCCTTGTTCAAACATATAAAAATCTGGTGGAAACACTCGCCAAAAAATATTCAAAAGGAAAAAGCTTTCACGAAGATCTATGCCAGGTTGGGATGCTCGGATTGCTTGGAGCCATCAAACGCTATGACCCCGATGTGGGAAAATCGTTTGAAGCGTTTGCCATTCCGACCATCATCGGAGAAATCAAACGGTTTCTCCGAGATAAGACCTGGAGCGTCCACGTTCCGAGAAGGATCAAGGAGCTCGGGCCGAGAATCAAAATGGCGGTGGATCATTTAACGACTGAAACGCAAAGGTCTCCAAGAGTCGATGAGATTGCCGAGTTTCTTGACGTTACAGAAGAAGAAGTGCTGGAAACGATGGAGATGGGCAAAAGCTATCAGGCGCTTTCCGTCGACCACAGCATTGAAGCTGATGCAGACGGCAGCACGGTGACGATCTTGGACATCGTCGGCTCGCAGGAGGAAGGCTATGAAAAGGTGAACCAAAAGCTGATGCTTGAAAGCGTATTACACGTACTATCCGACCGTGAAAAGCAAATCATTGAGCTGACTTACATTCAAAACAAAAGCCAAAAAGAAACCGGCGAAATGCTGGGCATATCGCAAATGCACGTCTCACGGCTGCAGCGCAAAGCTGTCAAAAGGCTGAGGGAAGCATTGGCTGAAGATCCGTATATGGAGCTTAAACCATGA
- a CDS encoding PP2C family serine/threonine-protein phosphatase translates to MIWTESNEHMQALVYQLPKEGKAVCGDSFYFHATDETMVCALADGLGSGALARESSSVISEVVEEHGHEDVESLMERCNQALKHKRGATVSILKVDFRTRTIAYSSVGNIRFILYAPSDKYIHPLPVTGYMSGKPQTYKTFTYTYEKGSRFIIYSDGLEVPALRTYLKQHHTPGDISNQLESYTRMGKDDLTYIIGQLF, encoded by the coding sequence ATGATTTGGACTGAGTCGAATGAACACATGCAAGCGCTTGTTTATCAGCTTCCTAAAGAAGGAAAAGCCGTCTGCGGTGACAGTTTTTATTTCCATGCGACTGACGAAACCATGGTGTGCGCACTGGCTGACGGGCTTGGCAGCGGTGCGTTGGCACGCGAATCCTCTTCGGTCATCAGCGAAGTTGTCGAAGAGCACGGCCATGAAGATGTCGAAAGCTTGATGGAACGGTGCAATCAAGCGCTGAAACATAAGCGCGGTGCGACCGTTTCAATTTTAAAAGTCGATTTTCGAACAAGGACGATCGCTTACAGCTCTGTAGGCAATATTCGCTTTATCTTATACGCTCCTTCGGACAAATATATCCACCCTCTCCCTGTGACGGGATACATGTCGGGAAAACCGCAAACATACAAAACATTCACCTATACGTATGAAAAAGGATCAAGATTCATCATTTATTCAGACGGTTTGGAAGTACCCGCCCTCCGGACTTATTTAAAACAGCACCATACACCGGGAGATATATCGAATCAGCTTGAATCATACACACGAATGGGAAAAGACGATCTCACCTATATCATTGGACAGCTTTTTTAA
- a CDS encoding Tex family protein, with protein MDTLASIVKQIAKETGLAPKHVESVIQLLEDGNTVPFIARYRKEQTGSMDEVQIQTISERWGYIQHLNQRKDEVIRLIDEQGKLTGQLKLDIEKADKLQEVEDLYRPFKQKRKTKATIAKSKGLEPLADFIISLPRNEDVAAEARKYINEEKEVMSAEEALEGAKNILAERISDEPEYRKWIRQETFKRGTLKSAAKDAEADEKKIYEMYYEYEEPIQKIVPHRVLAVNRGEKEEILRASVEPPADRIQAYLEKRILQQKQTSAQDVLKSAIEDGYKRLIQPSIEREIRKELTEKAEDQAIHIFAENLRKLLLQPPMKGKLVLGVDPAFRTGCKLAVVDETGKMLKIDVIYPHPPVNKKSAAIEKVKRIIEDFQIEVIAIGNGTASRETEQFIADLLKDIDRKVYYLIVNEAGASVYSASELAREEFPDLQVEERSAVSIARRLQDPLAELVKIDPKSVGVGQYQHDVSQKKLNDSLRFVVETVVNQVGVNVNTASAALLQYVAGLSKTVAANIVKKRDEIGKFTSRKELKDIPRLGAKTYEQCIGFLRVPDGDEPLDRTGIHPESYKETRELLKKLGLSTAQIGTKELQDKINELNISEAAEQLGIGEITLKDICAQLTRPERDPRDEVPKPLLKTDVLQLEDLKEGMELQGTVRNVVDFGAFVDIGVKQDGLVHISKLSHSFVKHPLDVVSVGDIVTVWVEDVDAAKGRVSLSMVKDR; from the coding sequence ATGGATACTTTAGCGTCAATCGTCAAACAAATCGCAAAAGAAACGGGGCTTGCGCCAAAGCATGTCGAGAGTGTCATTCAATTATTAGAGGACGGCAACACCGTCCCCTTTATTGCGAGATACCGAAAAGAACAAACGGGCTCCATGGATGAAGTCCAAATACAAACTATCTCCGAACGCTGGGGATACATTCAGCATTTAAATCAGCGGAAAGACGAAGTCATCAGGCTGATCGATGAACAGGGCAAGCTGACCGGACAGCTGAAGCTGGATATAGAAAAAGCGGACAAGCTCCAGGAAGTTGAAGACTTATACAGACCGTTTAAACAAAAACGAAAAACCAAGGCGACGATCGCCAAAAGCAAAGGGCTTGAACCTTTGGCTGATTTCATCATCTCGCTCCCGCGTAATGAAGATGTAGCAGCCGAAGCCCGCAAGTACATAAATGAAGAAAAGGAAGTCATGAGCGCCGAAGAAGCGCTTGAAGGAGCAAAGAACATACTGGCTGAACGGATCTCAGACGAACCGGAATACAGGAAGTGGATCAGGCAGGAGACTTTTAAAAGAGGAACGCTGAAGTCCGCGGCAAAAGATGCCGAAGCGGATGAGAAGAAAATCTATGAAATGTATTATGAATACGAAGAGCCGATTCAAAAAATCGTTCCTCATCGCGTACTCGCAGTTAACCGCGGCGAAAAAGAGGAGATTTTGAGAGCGTCGGTCGAGCCGCCGGCAGACCGCATCCAAGCTTACTTGGAAAAACGGATTTTACAACAAAAGCAAACAAGTGCTCAAGATGTCCTGAAAAGCGCGATCGAAGACGGCTATAAGCGCCTGATTCAGCCGTCAATCGAGAGGGAAATCAGAAAAGAATTGACGGAAAAGGCGGAAGACCAAGCGATTCACATATTTGCCGAAAATCTGCGCAAGCTGCTGCTGCAGCCGCCGATGAAAGGAAAGCTCGTTCTCGGCGTCGACCCGGCATTCCGCACAGGCTGCAAGCTGGCAGTCGTGGATGAGACGGGAAAGATGCTCAAGATCGACGTCATATACCCGCACCCTCCCGTCAATAAGAAAAGCGCCGCCATCGAAAAAGTAAAACGCATCATCGAAGACTTTCAAATCGAGGTCATCGCAATCGGGAACGGAACGGCATCAAGAGAGACGGAACAGTTTATCGCCGATCTCTTGAAGGACATCGACAGAAAGGTGTACTATCTGATCGTCAATGAAGCGGGAGCCAGCGTCTATTCGGCATCAGAGCTTGCGAGGGAAGAATTCCCCGATCTGCAGGTTGAAGAACGGAGCGCCGTGTCGATCGCACGCAGACTCCAAGACCCGCTCGCCGAACTCGTCAAAATCGATCCCAAGTCGGTCGGGGTCGGCCAGTACCAGCACGATGTCAGCCAGAAAAAACTAAACGATTCGCTCCGCTTTGTCGTGGAAACCGTCGTCAACCAGGTCGGCGTCAACGTGAATACTGCATCAGCCGCGCTCTTGCAATATGTGGCCGGACTATCGAAAACAGTCGCGGCCAACATCGTCAAAAAACGGGATGAGATCGGAAAATTCACGAGCCGGAAAGAGCTGAAAGACATTCCGCGCCTGGGCGCGAAAACGTATGAGCAATGCATCGGCTTTTTAAGGGTGCCTGACGGCGATGAACCGCTCGACCGGACAGGCATCCACCCGGAGAGCTATAAAGAGACGAGAGAGCTCCTGAAAAAGCTGGGCCTTTCAACAGCCCAAATCGGCACAAAAGAGCTTCAGGACAAAATCAACGAACTGAATATTTCCGAAGCAGCTGAACAGCTGGGGATCGGGGAAATCACCCTGAAAGACATTTGCGCCCAGCTGACGAGGCCTGAGCGCGATCCGAGGGATGAAGTCCCTAAACCGCTCTTAAAAACCGATGTGCTTCAATTGGAGGACTTAAAAGAGGGGATGGAACTTCAGGGGACAGTGCGGAACGTCGTTGACTTCGGGGCGTTTGTCGACATCGGCGTGAAACAGGACGGGCTCGTCCACATTTCCAAGCTCAGCCATTCCTTCGTCAAGCATCCGCTCGACGTTGTGTCGGTCGGGGACATCGTCACCGTATGGGTGGAAGATGTCGACGCTGCAAAAGGAAGGGTCTCCTTATCGATGGTAAAAGATCGATAG
- a CDS encoding TetR/AcrR family transcriptional regulator, translated as MEDRRSIKTKRAIKEAFLKLLHEKEINKITVSDLSRRADLGRGTFYLHYRDVFDLYEQIENELFDQLGKFYDDYFPSEDPHHLLTFIEKTTEYIYQNAAIFTLLTKPKGNILTINKFKDFFKQKIFEELSMMQQSGNEMACDEMEITFLVSGAVGIFEEWINGGMVQTPAHIAGVVHRILLKIAM; from the coding sequence ATGGAGGACAGAAGGTCAATTAAAACAAAAAGAGCGATAAAAGAGGCTTTTTTAAAGCTGCTCCATGAGAAAGAAATCAATAAAATTACCGTTTCCGATTTATCGAGGCGCGCTGATTTAGGGCGCGGGACTTTTTATCTTCATTATCGGGATGTTTTTGATTTGTATGAACAAATCGAGAATGAGTTGTTTGATCAGCTGGGGAAATTTTACGATGATTATTTTCCAAGCGAAGATCCGCACCATCTGCTCACCTTCATCGAAAAAACGACTGAATATATTTATCAAAACGCTGCAATCTTCACTTTATTGACGAAACCGAAAGGAAACATTTTGACCATCAATAAATTTAAAGATTTTTTCAAGCAGAAGATTTTCGAAGAATTGAGCATGATGCAGCAATCAGGTAATGAGATGGCATGCGATGAAATGGAAATTACATTTCTAGTATCCGGAGCGGTCGGCATTTTTGAAGAGTGGATCAACGGCGGCATGGTTCAGACGCCGGCACATATTGCAGGCGTCGTCCACCGCATCCTGTTGAAAATCGCGATGTAA
- a CDS encoding MMPL family transporter, whose protein sequence is MRTIIKARWIIAALWIAMAAVLFITAPDMGQLTKEKGQIAVPEGYPSSYANKLLEQMSKDGDTNKSVVVVFQDKHLLPNREAALKKAITTLEKDSSLHVSDITSYFNADEDIQKQLLSKDRTTLLVPVTFDANKISAAEFKAKVNEKLKTLKLDYEMTGQPLIDDDVMTSSQEGLKKTEYITVGFILIVLILVFRSAVAPFVPLLAVALSYLVSQSVVAYLVKYADFPLSTFTQIFMVAIMFGIGTDYCILLLSRFKEEIARGKDKIEAILTTYKTAGRTVLFSGIAVLIGFTCIGFAEFQLYKSAVAVAVGVAVLILALLSIVPFFMAVLGKVLFWPVRGNIGHPQSKLWETAGRFAFSKPLISLLIVAAVAVPPILMYKGTLSYNSLDEIGDQYESVSAFNTISDKFGPGESLPVTVVLKTSDALDTNDGLIAIEKISRAIEQTNGVSKVRSATRPVGKGLSDLYVKTQANELNKGLESGNKGLKKIKDGLAEASKSIADQKPQIEASGKGINQLIKGTESIQAGISDVEANMRKLKEGTDQSKQGVAQAKKEIQTAKKQLTAQVDQLNGQIETYKEISKILKAALSQAENAQGITADVQKMIEQTNQNFKNLESEIPEVKENPSYLAIKGSYTELASAIKQGSQKAAVYTKQAANAKKQLEAADAFIAKAQEEQKVYTSKIDALINGLGQIEKGLEETSKGQGQLADSLPKLESGAGEVAEGQKQMKEKVGEFAGQLDQLTKGLNSSVDGLEKISSGLMGAGDYLDQLKNASDQEMSGWFVPKEVLKNKQFQQVFNSYMSDDRHITTIDVILEDNPYGNGAIAKVKDIEASVKRALPDTHLHDASFGVGGVSSINADLKQLSDQDFSNTVIYMMIGIFLILVLLFRSIVMPVYLVGSLVLTYFASIGVTEFIFTAFFGYPGLNWAVPFFGFVILMALGVDYSIFLMERFNEYRGTDIMTAMTESMKNMGSVIISAAVILAGTFAAMLPSGVLSLLQIATLVLTGLLLYAFVMLPLFVPVMVRIFGSANWFPFKRKE, encoded by the coding sequence ATGAGAACGATTATAAAGGCGAGATGGATCATTGCGGCGCTCTGGATTGCAATGGCCGCCGTCTTATTCATCACGGCGCCCGATATGGGGCAATTAACAAAGGAGAAGGGCCAGATAGCGGTTCCTGAAGGCTATCCGTCTTCTTATGCGAACAAGCTTCTCGAACAAATGTCAAAAGACGGGGATACGAACAAATCGGTTGTCGTCGTATTTCAGGACAAACACCTCCTGCCGAATCGGGAGGCGGCTTTAAAAAAAGCGATCACCACTTTAGAGAAGGATTCCTCCCTTCACGTCTCAGATATTACATCGTACTTTAACGCGGATGAGGATATTCAAAAGCAGCTGTTGTCAAAGGATCGAACGACGCTGCTCGTGCCTGTCACATTTGATGCAAACAAAATCAGTGCGGCCGAATTTAAAGCAAAGGTCAATGAAAAGCTTAAAACTTTAAAACTTGACTACGAGATGACCGGGCAGCCGCTCATCGATGATGATGTCATGACAAGCTCGCAGGAAGGCTTGAAGAAGACCGAATATATCACGGTCGGTTTTATTTTAATCGTGCTGATTCTCGTATTCCGTTCTGCGGTTGCGCCTTTTGTTCCGCTTTTGGCGGTCGCGCTTTCATACCTTGTGAGCCAGTCCGTCGTCGCCTATCTAGTCAAATACGCTGATTTTCCGCTGTCCACGTTTACGCAAATCTTTATGGTGGCGATCATGTTCGGAATCGGCACGGATTACTGCATTCTTCTTTTAAGCCGTTTTAAGGAAGAGATCGCCCGCGGGAAAGACAAGATCGAAGCCATTCTGACAACGTATAAAACGGCGGGGAGAACCGTTCTGTTCAGCGGAATCGCCGTTTTGATCGGTTTTACTTGCATCGGCTTTGCCGAATTCCAGCTTTACAAGTCTGCGGTCGCAGTAGCGGTGGGTGTCGCGGTCTTGATTTTGGCGCTTCTGTCGATCGTGCCGTTTTTCATGGCTGTTTTGGGGAAAGTGCTGTTTTGGCCTGTCAGAGGAAATATCGGGCACCCGCAGTCAAAGCTATGGGAAACCGCCGGCCGTTTCGCTTTCAGTAAGCCGCTGATCAGCCTGTTGATCGTAGCGGCCGTGGCCGTGCCGCCGATCTTGATGTATAAAGGAACGCTTTCCTACAACAGCCTTGACGAAATCGGAGATCAATACGAATCCGTCAGCGCATTTAACACCATTTCCGACAAGTTCGGGCCGGGAGAATCTTTGCCGGTCACGGTCGTGCTCAAAACATCGGATGCGCTCGATACCAATGACGGGCTGATCGCGATTGAAAAAATCAGCCGCGCCATTGAACAGACAAACGGCGTCAGCAAAGTTCGCAGTGCGACCCGGCCGGTCGGAAAAGGGCTGAGCGACCTGTACGTCAAAACACAGGCGAACGAGCTGAATAAAGGCCTTGAAAGCGGCAATAAAGGTCTGAAAAAGATTAAAGACGGGCTTGCAGAAGCGAGCAAGTCAATCGCGGATCAAAAGCCGCAAATCGAAGCGTCCGGAAAAGGAATCAACCAGCTGATCAAAGGAACCGAATCGATCCAAGCCGGAATCAGCGACGTTGAAGCCAACATGAGAAAGCTGAAGGAAGGAACAGACCAAAGCAAACAAGGCGTCGCCCAGGCGAAAAAAGAAATCCAAACTGCGAAAAAACAGCTGACGGCGCAAGTCGATCAATTAAATGGACAAATCGAAACCTACAAAGAAATATCGAAAATCTTAAAAGCGGCATTGTCTCAAGCCGAAAATGCCCAAGGCATAACGGCTGACGTGCAAAAGATGATTGAGCAGACAAATCAAAATTTCAAAAATCTTGAAAGCGAAATTCCCGAAGTGAAGGAGAATCCTTCTTATTTGGCGATCAAAGGCTCTTACACAGAGCTTGCATCGGCAATCAAGCAGGGATCACAGAAAGCGGCCGTTTACACGAAGCAGGCGGCAAACGCGAAAAAGCAGCTTGAAGCAGCAGATGCATTTATCGCAAAAGCGCAGGAAGAGCAAAAAGTGTACACAAGCAAAATCGATGCTCTGATAAACGGCCTCGGCCAAATCGAAAAAGGGCTTGAAGAGACATCGAAGGGGCAGGGACAGCTCGCCGATTCGCTGCCTAAGCTCGAATCAGGCGCAGGTGAGGTCGCTGAAGGCCAAAAGCAGATGAAGGAAAAAGTCGGAGAATTCGCCGGCCAGCTCGATCAATTAACAAAAGGGCTGAATTCAAGCGTGGACGGCCTCGAAAAAATTTCAAGCGGTCTGATGGGAGCAGGCGACTACCTGGATCAGCTGAAAAACGCATCGGATCAAGAAATGTCCGGCTGGTTTGTCCCTAAAGAAGTGCTGAAAAACAAGCAATTTCAGCAGGTGTTTAATTCCTATATGTCAGACGACCGCCATATCACGACGATCGATGTGATATTGGAAGACAATCCGTATGGAAACGGAGCGATTGCCAAGGTCAAAGACATTGAAGCATCAGTAAAACGGGCTCTTCCCGACACGCATTTGCACGATGCATCGTTTGGCGTCGGCGGCGTTTCCAGCATCAACGCCGATTTGAAGCAGCTGTCAGACCAGGACTTCAGCAACACGGTGATCTATATGATGATCGGAATCTTCCTGATCCTCGTCCTGCTGTTCCGTTCAATCGTCATGCCGGTGTATTTGGTCGGATCGCTGGTCTTGACGTACTTTGCATCCATCGGTGTAACCGAATTTATTTTCACGGCGTTTTTCGGCTATCCCGGCCTCAACTGGGCGGTGCCTTTCTTTGGCTTTGTGATTTTAATGGCGCTTGGTGTGGACTATTCGATCTTCCTGATGGAACGGTTTAACGAATACCGGGGAACGGATATTATGACGGCGATGACGGAATCGATGAAAAATATGGGATCGGTTATTATTTCAGCCGCTGTCATCTTGGCGGGAACCTTCGCGGCGATGCTGCCGTCCGGCGTTTTATCGCTTCTGCAAATCGCCACCCTTGTGCTGACGGGTCTTTTGCTGTATGCATTCGTCATGCTGCCGCTGTTCGTCCCTGTAATGGTTCGGATCTTCGGCTCAGCCAACTGGTTTCCGTTTAAAAGAAAAGAATAA
- the cmpA gene encoding cortex morphogenetic protein CmpA, which translates to MPNWLKNQMQRAFYEKDHYQIKLLNQCWYFYRKKHC; encoded by the coding sequence ATGCCGAATTGGCTCAAAAACCAGATGCAGAGAGCTTTTTATGAAAAAGATCATTACCAGATTAAATTGCTGAATCAGTGCTGGTATTTTTACAGAAAAAAACACTGCTGA
- a CDS encoding SprT family protein, translating to MDEQQLQQLTEQLSLTYFKKPFRHRAYFNSRLKTTGGRYLLNSHNIELNKKYLTEHGQKELEGIIKHELCHYHLHLEGKGYKHRDKDFRTLLKEVGAPRFCTPLEKEKKPQRKVRTYKCEACGQTFLRKRKMDTSRYVCGKCGGKIKEIIKKG from the coding sequence ATGGATGAACAACAACTGCAGCAGCTGACAGAACAGCTTTCGCTCACATACTTTAAAAAACCGTTCCGGCACCGCGCTTACTTCAACAGCCGCCTGAAAACGACAGGAGGCAGGTATTTGCTGAATTCCCACAATATCGAGCTGAATAAAAAATACCTGACAGAACACGGGCAAAAAGAGCTTGAAGGCATCATCAAGCATGAATTGTGCCATTACCACCTCCATCTTGAAGGAAAAGGCTACAAGCACCGCGACAAGGATTTTAGAACGCTATTAAAGGAAGTCGGTGCGCCGCGGTTCTGCACGCCGCTCGAAAAAGAGAAAAAGCCGCAAAGAAAAGTACGCACATACAAGTGTGAAGCATGCGGACAAACGTTTCTCCGAAAGCGGAAAATGGATACAAGCCGTTACGTTTGCGGCAAGTGCGGAGGGAAAATAAAAGAAATCATAAAAAAGGGTTGA
- a CDS encoding DMT family transporter, with product MKNTLLGSIYLALAASIWGGMYVVVKVVVAVIPPIELVWIRYVIAILTLLIVGLIKRQSWKIHKRDLLLIVVIGIVGNTISIVTQEYGTMLSSAQMGAIITSSTPAFMVIFARLLLKEPLNIKKGTSIILATIGVLFIVGNGHIDTSNQIGGISLLAAALTWALMSVLIKLVPNSYSSLLVTTYSTFVAIVALTPFVKPTAIFTSQLLDPKILGGLLYLGIVSTACAFLLWNRGLQLLNASSGGLFFFFQPLVGTLLGWLLLGEKIGGTFWIGSFLILIGVLLVIKEKEKDVNS from the coding sequence ATGAAAAATACCCTGTTAGGTTCTATATATTTAGCTTTAGCCGCTAGTATCTGGGGCGGCATGTATGTAGTGGTTAAGGTTGTTGTCGCAGTAATTCCGCCTATTGAATTGGTTTGGATTAGGTACGTAATCGCCATCCTTACACTTCTTATCGTTGGTTTAATAAAGAGACAATCTTGGAAAATTCATAAACGTGACCTTTTATTAATTGTTGTCATTGGAATAGTTGGCAACACAATTTCAATTGTTACGCAAGAATATGGAACGATGTTATCTTCAGCACAAATGGGGGCGATTATTACGTCTTCCACACCAGCGTTCATGGTTATTTTTGCTCGTCTATTACTTAAAGAACCATTGAATATAAAAAAAGGAACCTCAATTATTTTAGCGACTATAGGCGTATTATTTATTGTTGGAAACGGTCATATTGATACTTCTAATCAGATTGGTGGTATTTCTCTGCTTGCTGCAGCACTTACATGGGCGCTAATGTCAGTGCTTATCAAACTCGTGCCCAACAGCTATTCGTCTTTACTTGTGACAACGTATTCAACTTTTGTTGCCATTGTGGCACTAACTCCTTTTGTAAAACCTACCGCAATTTTCACGTCACAACTGCTTGACCCTAAAATTCTAGGTGGTCTTTTGTATTTAGGAATTGTTTCAACAGCTTGTGCTTTTTTATTATGGAACCGTGGATTGCAATTATTAAATGCTTCAAGTGGAGGTCTCTTTTTCTTTTTTCAGCCTCTAGTTGGAACCTTACTTGGATGGCTTCTGCTGGGAGAAAAAATAGGCGGGACATTTTGGATAGGTTCGTTTTTAATTCTTATTGGTGTTTTATTAGTTATTAAAGAGAAAGAAAAAGACGTTAATTCATAA